The proteins below come from a single Iocasia fonsfrigidae genomic window:
- a CDS encoding glycyl-radical enzyme activating protein, whose amino-acid sequence MVDSGTKGIIFDLKRFATADGPGIRGLIFLKGCPLRCKWCANPESQLKKTQLIYYQNKCSGCGRCIEICPQDAIKQDESFGLVVDSARCNQCGKCVERCYYEARELVGKELTVGQLMNTIRRDKSFYDNSRGGITLTGGEPLLQPEFTRDLLKLCSKEGINTAIETSGYGKWECIEEIIPYLDLIFYDIKHIDPDLHQKYTGISNDLILANLKQLDTILKEKKIIVRVPFIPGCNSGDVIQKRIMAWVADLASVKRIEIMPYHRLGTNKYCGLGRSYELEGLEAVNKVELAYLLDFGKEYGVKIQIDAS is encoded by the coding sequence ATGGTCGATTCAGGAACTAAAGGGATAATTTTTGACCTTAAACGCTTTGCTACAGCAGATGGGCCCGGTATTCGTGGGTTAATTTTTTTAAAAGGTTGTCCCTTAAGATGTAAGTGGTGTGCTAATCCAGAGTCTCAATTAAAAAAAACCCAGCTTATATATTATCAGAATAAATGCAGTGGCTGTGGCAGATGTATAGAAATTTGCCCTCAGGATGCTATTAAACAAGATGAAAGCTTTGGTCTGGTAGTAGATAGTGCCAGATGTAATCAATGTGGTAAATGTGTTGAACGTTGCTATTATGAAGCCAGGGAATTAGTTGGTAAAGAGCTTACTGTTGGACAATTAATGAATACTATTAGACGGGATAAGAGTTTTTATGATAACTCTAGGGGTGGAATTACTTTAACTGGTGGAGAACCACTATTACAGCCAGAATTTACACGGGACTTGTTAAAACTCTGTAGTAAGGAAGGGATTAATACTGCTATAGAAACCAGTGGATATGGAAAATGGGAATGTATAGAGGAAATAATTCCGTATTTAGATCTGATTTTTTATGATATTAAACACATTGACCCTGATTTGCACCAGAAATATACGGGGATATCTAATGATTTAATATTAGCAAACCTTAAACAGCTAGATACCATCTTAAAAGAAAAAAAAATAATTGTAAGAGTACCATTTATTCCCGGTTGTAATAGTGGTGATGTAATACAGAAAAGGATTATGGCTTGGGTTGCAGATTTAGCAAGTGTAAAAAGAATTGAGATTATGCCTTATCACCGGTTAGGAACAAATAAATACTGCGGACTGGGTAGGAGCTACGAATTAGAGGGCTTGGAGGCTGTCAACAAAGTAGAATTAGCTTATTTGCTTGATTTTGGGAAAGAATATGGAGTTAAGATTCAGATTGATGCTAGTTAG